AGGCTGATGACGGGTAAATTCGGATTAACGGCGGGTATGGTGGTGTGGCTGGTCTATGTGGCGTGGATGGTAAGCTACTACTCCGGCACCTTTTCTCTGTTCGCTCACTGACGCATAGAAAGTTACGCGCCTGACTACAGACGCTTCGCGCATACAAAAACGCGCCGCAGGTAAAAGCACTGCGGCGCGTTTTTAGTGTGATGCAGGAACTTAAGCCGCTTTAACGGCGCGCACCTTTTTGGTCTGCGCAACGTCGCCTTCGCCATTTTCATCAGCGTGCTCTGCCGCGCGAGCCTTTTTCGCTGCATCAGCGGAGTCAGACGCATCCGGGAGCTTGCTGGTGCGCAGAATATGCTGAATCGCCTCTTTCTGCTCTGCAAGCAGCAGGCCGAGGGTTTCCGCCTGAGACTCGTCCATATCGGGCTGATGCTGCGCTAACCAGTCGGTAAAGGCCTCCGCCATGTCGAGCATCTTATCGTAGGCATCCGCCTCTTTTTTGCTGGCAAACGTCATTTTCTCTTCACCCTTCTTGACGACTACGTATTTAATTTCGACAGCCATTTTTGCCCCTCCGATACTGTTAATATATACAGTATATCCCTCATGCGGCCGGATTGCATCCTTTTTTCAAGGCGATTGTCTTAACAGGTGAAGAGCGATAATTCATTATGAAATCAGCTCGTTAAGGAAGTCTGCCAGCGCCTTGCGCGGATC
Above is a genomic segment from Pantoea agglomerans containing:
- a CDS encoding YebG family protein, which gives rise to MAVEIKYVVVKKGEEKMTFASKKEADAYDKMLDMAEAFTDWLAQHQPDMDESQAETLGLLLAEQKEAIQHILRTSKLPDASDSADAAKKARAAEHADENGEGDVAQTKKVRAVKAA